The proteins below come from a single Polyodon spathula isolate WHYD16114869_AA unplaced genomic scaffold, ASM1765450v1 scaffolds_724, whole genome shotgun sequence genomic window:
- the tmem120a gene encoding ion channel TACAN, producing the protein MPVTSNLAEYLRDWEDLEKDFHHIQETQRLYREKLDEVARLQTSCSGAIARQKKQLRQLSHALHTYKDSASGAEAHAIDEIQAQINNRPNTFFEMEAFLPKKNGLYLRLVLGNVNVTLLSKQAKFAYKDEYEKFKLCLTIIILVFSFSLRFLMSTRALDAAFSFLLVWYYCTLTVRESILISNGSRIKGWWVIHHYVSAFLSGVMLTWPNGTFYQQFRNPYLAYSLYQSFVQFLQYYYQSGCLYRLRALGQRHTMDLTVEGFQSWMWRGLTFLLPFLFFGHFWQLYNGLLLFQLTQHPDCNEWQVPMCGLSFMVLFLGNFCTTLAVVKQKLQKKKN; encoded by the exons atgcccgTGACTTCTAACTTGGCCGAGTATCTTCGGGACTGGGAAGATCTGGAGAAAGACTTTCACCACATCCAG GAGACTCAGCGTCTGTACAGAGAGAAGCTGGATGAGGTGGCCCGCCTCCAGACCAGCTGCTCCGGGGCCATCGCGAGACAGAAGAAGCAGCTCCGCCAGCTCTCACACGCGCTCCACAC ATACAAGGATTCGGCGAGTGGAGCAGAGGCCCACGCCATCGACGAGATACAAGCCCAAATAAATAACCGACCAAACACCTTCTTCGAAATGGAGGCCTTCCTACCAAAGAAGAATGG GTTGTACCTCCGTCTGGTTTTGGGGAATGTGAATGTGACTCTACTCAGCAAACAGGCTAA GTTTGCCTACAAGGACGAGTACGAGAAGTTTAAACTCTGCCTCACCATCATCATCCTGGTGTTCTCCTTCTCGCTACGTTTCCTCATGAGCACCAG AGCGCTCGATGCTGCCTTCAGCTTCCTGCTGGTGTGGTATTACTGCACCCTCACGGTGAGAGAGAGCATCCTCATCAGCAATGGGTCCAG GATCAAGGGCTGGTGGGTGATTCATCATTATGTTTCTGCTTTCCTGTCGGGAGTCATGCTGACCTG GCCCAACGGGACATTTTACCAGCAGTTCAGGAATCCCTACCTTGCCTATTCCTTATACCAAA GTTTTGTGCAGTTCCTGCAGTACTACTATCAGAGTGGCTGTCTGTACAGACTGAGAGCTCTGGGGCAGAGGCACACCATGGACCTGACAGTGG aggGGTTCCAGTCGTGGATGTGGAGAGGCCTCACCTTCCTGCTTCCGTTCCTCTTCTTTGGCCAT TTTTGGCAGCTCTATAATGGACTTCTTCTGTTTCAACTGACTCAGCACCCAGACTGTAATGAATGGCAG GTCCCCATGTGCGGCCTCTCCTTCATGGTCCTCTTCCTGGGGAACTTCTGCACCACGCTGGCGGTCGTCAAACAGAAGCtccagaagaagaagaattga